The Peptacetobacter hiranonis DNA window AGACGGGAAAATAGCGCTGCAATAAATCTTTATAGAAAATATGGATTTAAGACTGTAGGAATAAAAAAGGACTATATTTGCATAGACGGAAAATACGACGACGAAATATCTATGCAGCTACAATTATAAAAAAAAGGATGTCTCAATTATACTTTAAAATGGTCCCTATGTCAAGGACATATATAAAAAAGTCTTAAGCAGCAAGCAGCTGACTTCTATATTGAATAGGAGTCAGCTGTTTTAAATTCCACTGACAACGATCATTATTATAATAATCCATATAATCATCTATTAAACTTTTTAACTCTTCAAATGTATTGCAACTTTTATAATCTATTTCATCTTTCATATGACCAAAGAATGACTCCTGCGGAGCATTGTCCCAACAATTACCTTTTCTAGACATAGATTGACCTAAATTATATTTTTTTAACAAGTTCTGAAAAATAGTACTTGTATAATGAACTCCTTGATCAGAATGAATAAATGCATCTTTATGTAATTTGTCTGAATTTGATAACATGAGATTGTTAATAGTTGAAATAACAATATCCATTTTTAAATTCTTCGATAAATGATACGATAAAATTTCATTCGTAGAAGAATCTTTTACAGTTGATAAATATGCTGTTTTCCCATTGCCGTACGGCATATACGTAATATCAGTTAAAAGTACTTTTCCTGGTATACCTTGTTTAAATTCTCTATTCAATTTATTAGGAACTGTGTGATGTTCTTTTCTTGCTTTTCCCATACGTTTAGCTGGATTTGACTCGCGAATAGGACATTTAATTCCATATTTTTTCATTATTCTTTGAATTTTTTTTCTGTTAAATATTATATTAAATTTACTTTTTAAAATCATTTTTATTGAACGAGAACCTTTTTTGTATCCTCTGAACTTATATGCTTTAAGAATTATTTCTTTTGCTTCTAAATCCTTTTCTTCTTGTTTGCTTATTACATTCTTGTTTTTTAAATAGTTATAAAATCCAGATCTAGATACTCCTGCAACAATACATAGATGTTTTATCATTTTTTTTAAACAATATTTATTTATTACATCATTAATTAATTTGAATATTTTCACCGAAGGTAGCTTATTATTCATCACCTGCCTTTCTTCGAAGTCTAGCTTTTTTACTAGTTCTAGCTCTGCTTTAAGATATGCTATTTCAGCATCCTTCTTATCTATTATCTCTTTATCTGTTAATTTTCTTTTTCTTGGTCTTCCAGAATTATTAACTCTAGAATCATCTAGTCCCAAAATACCATTTTCTTTATATGACTTTCTCCATCGCTCGCTAGCGCATTTAATACGTTTTGCACCTATGATGTTAGTGTCAAAACCTGCTTCTTTAAATATCTGTGTTGGATTTTTTCCCTTATTGTATTCTGTTATGAAATGTATTTTAAATTCATTTGTATATGTTATTGATTTACAGCTTACATTCTTTACAAATGGATTTTTTGATAGCTCTAATGTTTCTTCTTTACTAAATTGTTTTTTACTCATAAATTACTCACCTCTATATTAAAATTATACAAAAAAAGAACCTATAGATGAAACACCTTTTTACAAGTGTCCATTCTATAGGTTCCATTTTACTTTGAGAACATCCTTTTTTTATATTTATACTTTTCTTACCACTTTTGTTATAGCTTCTACTACAGCATAGAACACACCTGCACAAGGCCAAATTACCCAACTTATATGCCAGTTAAATGTGTAGAAACTATATGCTAAATATATAGTTGCTATTGTGCACCAATATATTGTATCTAAATGCTCATTTTTTCTAGAATTTTCTTTTTCTTCTAATGTATACTCGCCAATTTGTAGTACTTTTTCATATCCTTCTCTTAGCATCATAGCTTTAACTATCATATTAACACCTATTGAAATCAGTACTAAAAGCAATGCTACACAAATTACCATTATATATTCTTCTGCTTCTAATGCTCCTGCTGCAATAAGAGGAATTGCTCCTATTATGAATAAAGCTACTCCAAAAGCCATACTCTGTTGCAACTTTCCTTCAAAACTATCATTCTTTTCTTCTACAAATCTTAAAG harbors:
- a CDS encoding IS3 family transposase; this translates as MSKKQFSKEETLELSKNPFVKNVSCKSITYTNEFKIHFITEYNKGKNPTQIFKEAGFDTNIIGAKRIKCASERWRKSYKENGILGLDDSRVNNSGRPRKRKLTDKEIIDKKDAEIAYLKAELELVKKLDFEERQVMNNKLPSVKIFKLINDVINKYCLKKMIKHLCIVAGVSRSGFYNYLKNKNVISKQEEKDLEAKEIILKAYKFRGYKKGSRSIKMILKSKFNIIFNRKKIQRIMKKYGIKCPIRESNPAKRMGKARKEHHTVPNKLNREFKQGIPGKVLLTDITYMPYGNGKTAYLSTVKDSSTNEILSYHLSKNLKMDIVISTINNLMLSNSDKLHKDAFIHSDQGVHYTSTIFQNLLKKYNLGQSMSRKGNCWDNAPQESFFGHMKDEIDYKSCNTFEELKSLIDDYMDYYNNDRCQWNLKQLTPIQYRSQLLAA